A region from the Andrena cerasifolii isolate SP2316 chromosome 9, iyAndCera1_principal, whole genome shotgun sequence genome encodes:
- the Atp8a gene encoding ATPase phospholipid transporting 8A1 isoform X2, producing the protein MQPTARGSPRVPSPGSLRPFTPLDLSSIPHMDGTPPDGSGVRSSPSSASGRANDGAQEQPAGPYIIGSPIDLGGIDNVDNIGLRIADSLPGRRRRTREHIELQEAGLPVSTSEENSKMDITGTKVIQWFNELRHRFHLYLHAQNLGPIRAENGGSQGDEQRSSHQRDSNEERVVFINAPHQPAKYKCNRITTAKYSLLSFIPMFLFEQFRRYSNCFFLFIALMQQIPDVSPTGRYTTLVPLIFILSVSALKEIIEDIKRHRADDEINMREVEVLRDGHWQWIQWRRVAVGDVVKVRNNNFFPADLILLSSSEPQGMSFIETANLDGETNLKIRQAHPDTASRLDAAELMNFRANIQCEPPNRHLYEFNGVLRETNKQSAPLGPDQVLLRGAMLRNTRWVFGVVIYTGHDTKLMQNNTTTAPLKRSTLDRLTNTQILMLFFILLLLCVLSAVFNILWTKAYSGKMWYLGLNEEVTKNFAFNLLTFIILFNNLIPISLQVTLEVVRFVQATFINMDIEMYHAETDTPAMARTSNLNEELGMVNYVFTDKTGTLTKNVMEFKRCSIGGKVYDLPIPSEDDQSGSSVNNDLVKDIIEGRSVQGSSRPADMKAANHAEIAHEFMIMLSVCHTVIPEKIDDTIIYHAASPDERALVDGARNFNYVFDTRTPTLVEVIAMGERLHYEVLNVIEFTSARKRMSLIVKTPDGKIKVFCKGADSVIYERLCPAPVDNSDPEQSSLDDFRDVTLEHLEAFATDGLRTLCFAVADIPDSFYQWWRETYHNALISLGNREAMVDSAANLIETKLRLLGATAIEDQLQDGVPETIQSLLQADINVWVLTGDKQETAINIGYSCRLITHGMPLYIINETSLDKTREVIIQRCLDFGIDLKCQNEVALIIDGSTLEFALSCDIKMDFLDLCSSCKVVICCRVSPMQKAEVVDLITSNKKAVTLAIGDGANDVAMIQKAHIGVGISGVEGLQAACASDYSIAQFRFLKRLLFVHGSWNYSRMCKLILYSFYKNICLYVIELWFAIYSGWSGQILFERWSIGLYNVVFTAAPPLAMGLFDKVCSAETHLAHPGLYATKNTGESSFNIKVFWIWIINALIHSSLLYWLSLMVLKEDVVWGNGRDGGYIVLGNFVYTYVVVTVCGKAGLITNSWTWVTHVATWGSILLWFLFIVIYSNFWPALNVGAVMLGNDRMLFSSPVFWLGLVLIPLAVLLLDVTVKAVKNTVWKSVTAAARENEIRKSDPGDIFNSHDYRSSLTETARLLKNVKSVFTRRSNAASRVNVEVELSHGFAFSQEEGGSVSQTDVIRAYDTNLPKPGGM; encoded by the exons ATGCAACCGACTGCCAGGGGGAGCCCCCGGGTTCCCAGTCCTGGCTCGTTGCGCCCCTTCACGCCGCTGGACTTATCTTCCATACCTCATATGGACGGCACACCACCGGATGGCAGCGGTGTTCGTAGCAGTCCGTCATCCGCGAGCGGCCGAGCCAACGACGGGGCGCAGGAGCAGCCCGCCGGGCCCTACATCATCGGTAGCCCCATCGATCTCGGGGGCATCGATAATGTCGACAACATTGGCCTACGCATCGCGGACTCTCTGCCGGGCAGACGGCGAAGGACCCGCGAGCACATCGAGCTGCAGGAGGCTGGACTGCCCGTGTCCACTTCCGAAG AAAACAGCAAGATGGATATAACGGGGACAAAAGTGATACAATGGTTCAACGAACTCAGGCACCGGTTCCATCTCTATTTGCACGCTCAAAATC TTGGTCCAATAAGAGCGGAAAATGGCGGGTCCCAAGGTGACGAGCAGCGGTCCTCGCACCAGCGTGATAGCAACGAGGAGAGGGTGGTTTTCATAAACGCCCCTCACCAGCCCGCCAAGTACAAATGCAATCGCATTACCACCGCGAAATACTCGCTTCTTTCGTTCATACCGATGTTCCTTTTTGAACAATTTCGCCGGTACAGTAATTGCTTCTTCCTGTTTATCGCCCTTATGCAG caaataCCGGACGTGTCGCCGACGGGACGATACACGACCTTGGTTCCATTAATCTTTATTCTTAGCGTGTCTGCGTTGAAGGAGATAATCGAAGACATC AAAAGGCACAGAGCGGACGACGAGATAAATATGCGCGAGGTGGAGGTGTTGAGAGACGGACACTGGCAGTGGATCCAATGGCGACGCGTGGCTGTTGGAGACGTGGTTAAG GTCCGGAACAACAATTTTTTCCCCGCTGACTTGATATTGTTGTCGTCGTCGGAGCCGCAGGGCATGTCCTTCATAGAGACCGCCAATTTGGATGGGGAGACGAACCTGAAGATACGGCAGGCCCACCCCGACACTGCCAGTCGCTTGGACGCTGCGGAACTAATGAACTTCCGTGCGAATATCCAATGCGAGCCGCCGAACAGGCATCTGTACGAGTTCAATGGAGTATTGCGAGAAACTAACAAGCA AAGCGCGCCTTTGGGGCCCGATCAGGTGCTGCTTCGTGGCGCGATGCTGAGAAACACGCGATGGGTGTTCGGCGTGGTGATCTACACCGGTCACGATACGAAACTTATGCAGAACAATACCACAACCGCGCCTTTGAAAAGGTCCACCTTAGACAGACTGACCAATACGCAAATACTCATGCTGTTCTTTATTCTCCTTTTGCTGTGCGTGCTCTCCGCAGTATTCAATATTCTGTGGACCAAAGCGTACAGCGGGAAAATGTGGTATTTAGGCTTAAATG AGGAAGTGACGAAAAACTTCGCTTTCAACCTCCTGACgttcattattttattcaacAATTTGATACCAATTTCGTTGCAAGTCACTCTGGAGGTTGTGAGGTTCGTTCAAGCTACGTTTATTAACATGGACATCGAGATGTATCACGCGGAGACTGATACGCCCGCGATGGCGCGCACGAGTAATCTTAACGAGGAGTTGGGCATGGTGAACTATGTCTTCACCGATAAAACTGGAACTCTTACCAAGAACGTAATGGAATTTAAACGATGCTCGATCGGCGGCAAAGTGTACGA TTTGCCAATTCCTTCGGAGGATGATCAGAGTGGCAGTAGTGTTAATAATGATCTAGTTAAGGACATTATCGAAGGTAGGTCAGTGCAAGGCTCCTCTCGCCCTGCCGACATGAAAGCTGCGAACCATGCCGAAATAGCGCACGAGTTTATGATAATGCTCTCAGTGTGCCACACCGTTATCCCTGAGAAGATAGACGATACGATAATCTACCACGCCGCGTCGCCAG ATGAAAGAGCACTGGTAGATGGTGCCCGTAACTTCAATTACGTGTTCGACACTCGAACGCCAACCCTCGTGGAGGTAATAGCTATGGGCGAAAGGCTTCACTACGAAGTACTGAACGTTATAGAATTCACGTCCGCTAGGAAACGGATGTCGTTGATCGTAAAAACGCCCGACGGAAAGATCAAGGTTTTTTGTAAAGGAGCAGACTCCGTCATTTACGAAAGATTGTGTCCCGCCCCTGTGGACAACAGCGATCCAGAACAGAGCAGTCTGGACGACTTTCGAGATGTAACTTTAGAACATTTGGAAGCATTTGCCACTGACGGCTTGAGAACGCTCTGTTTTGCCGTGGCTGATATACCTGACAGCTTTTACCAA TGGTGGCGTGAGACCTACCATAATGCACTGATCAGTTTGGGGAACCGCGAGGCAATGGTTGATAGCGCTGCGAATCTTATTGAGACGAAGTTAAGATTGTTAGGAGCCACTGCTATCGAAGACCAGCTACAGGATGGA GTACCAGAGACGATACAATCTCTTTTACAGGCTGATATTAATGTTTGGGTATTAACTGGCGATAAGCAAGAGACGGCTATTAATATTGGCTACTCTTGTCGATTGATCACGCACGGAATGccattatatattattaacgaGACGTCGTTGGAT AAAACGAGGGAAGTCATAATACAACGCTGTCTTGATTTCGGGATCGATTTAAAATGTCAGAACGAGGTAGCCCTTATCATAGATGGAAGTACATTAGAATTCGCGTTGTCCTGTGATATTAAAATGGACTTTCTGGATCTGTGTTCGTCTTGCAAAGTCGTCATCTGCTGCAGGGTTTCGCCGATGCAGAAGGCTGAG GTGGTTGATTTAATTACGAGTAACAAGAAAGCTGTTACACTTGCAATCGGAGACGGCGCGAACGATGTAGCCATGATCCAGAAGGCTCATATCGGTGTTG GAATTTCTGGTGTGGAAGGTCTTCAAGCAGCCTGTGCTTCTGACTATTCTATCGCACAATTCCGCTTTCTGAAGCGCCTGTTGTTTGTCCATGGTTCTTGGAACTACAGTAGAATGTGTAAATTGATActgtactcgttttacaaaaatatttgtctATATGTTATCGAGCTGTGGTTTGCCATTTACTCCGGCTGGTCCGGGCAGATCCTCTTCGAACGATGGTCGATCGGTCTGTACAATGTT GTATTTACAGCCGCTCCTCCATTAGCCATGGGTCTCTTTGATAAAGTATGTTCCGCAGAAACTCATTTAGCTCATCCAGGATTGTATGCTACTAAAAATACTGGGGAATCGTCATTTAACATTAAG GTATTTTGGATATGGATTATAAACGCTTTAATACATTCATCTCTGCTGTACTGGTTATCATTAATGGTACTAAAGGAGGACGTGGTATGGGGGAACGGTAGAGATGGCGGTTACATCGTGTTAGGAAATTTCGTATATACG TATGTTGTAGTGACGGTATGTGGAAAGGCTGGATTGATAACAAATTCGTGGACGTGGGTCACTCATGTAGCCACCTGGGGATCTATCTTGCTTTGGTTCTTATTTATTGTTATATACAG TAACTTCTGGCCTGCTTTAAACGTGGGCGCCGTAATGTTAGGGAACGATAGGATGCTGTTTTCTTCGCCCGTCTTTTGGCTAGGTCTGGTACTTATACCATTGGCTGTACTACTTTTGGATGTTACCGTTAAAGC AGTGAAAAATACAGTGTGGAAGTCTGTGACCGCGGCAGCTAGGGAGAATGAGATCAGGAAATCTGATCCCGGTGATATATTCAACAGCCATGACTACAGAAGCTC
- the Atp8a gene encoding ATPase phospholipid transporting 8A1 isoform X3, with the protein MQPTARGSPRVPSPGSLRPFTPLDLSSIPHMDGTPPDGSGVRSSPSSASGRANDGAQEQPAGPYIIGSPIDLGGIDNVDNIGLRIADSLPGRRRRTREHIELQEAGLPVSTSEENSKMDITGTKVIQWFNELRHRFHLYLHAQNLGPIRAENGGSQGDEQRSSHQRDSNEERVVFINAPHQPAKYKCNRITTAKYSLLSFIPMFLFEQFRRYSNCFFLFIALMQQIPDVSPTGRYTTLVPLIFILSVSALKEIIEDIKRHRADDEINMREVEVLRDGHWQWIQWRRVAVGDVVKVRNNNFFPADLILLSSSEPQGMSFIETANLDGETNLKIRQAHPDTASRLDAAELMNFRANIQCEPPNRHLYEFNGVLRETNKQSAPLGPDQVLLRGAMLRNTRWVFGVVIYTGHDTKLMQNNTTTAPLKRSTLDRLTNTQILMLFFILLLLCVLSAVFNILWTKAYSGKMWYLGLNEEVTKNFAFNLLTFIILFNNLIPISLQVTLEVVRFVQATFINMDIEMYHAETDTPAMARTSNLNEELGMVNYVFTDKTGTLTKNVMEFKRCSIGGKVYDLPIPSEDDQSGSSVNNDLVKDIIEGRSVQGSSRPADMKAANHAEIAHEFMIMLSVCHTVIPEKIDDTIIYHAASPDERALVDGARNFNYVFDTRTPTLVEVIAMGERLHYEVLNVIEFTSARKRMSLIVKTPDGKIKVFCKGADSVIYERLCPAPVDNSDPEQSSLDDFRDVTLEHLEAFATDGLRTLCFAVADIPDSFYQWWRETYHNALISLGNREAMVDSAANLIETKLRLLGATAIEDQLQDGVPETIQSLLQADINVWVLTGDKQETAINIGYSCRLITHGMPLYIINETSLDKTREVIIQRCLDFGIDLKCQNEVALIIDGSTLEFALSCDIKMDFLDLCSSCKVVICCRVSPMQKAEVVDLITSNKKAVTLAIGDGANDVAMIQKAHIGVGISGVEGLQAACASDYSIAQFRFLKRLLFVHGSWNYSRMCKLILYSFYKNICLYVIELWFAIYSGWSGQILFERWSIGLYNVVFTAAPPLAMGLFDKVCSAETHLAHPGLYATKNTGESSFNIKVFWIWIINALIHSSLLYWLSLMVLKEDVVWGNGRDGGYIVLGNFVYTYVVVTVCGKAGLITNSWTWVTHVATWGSILLWFLFIVIYSNFWPALNVGAVMLGNDRMLFSSPVFWLGLVLIPLAVLLLDVTVKAVKNTVWKSVTAAARENEIRKSDPGDIFNSHDYRSSRSKSWLRRRWLIRCWASLWSPRRRNKIKISPLAFAARDLWFARPTEHDSSAPFRIPCP; encoded by the exons ATGCAACCGACTGCCAGGGGGAGCCCCCGGGTTCCCAGTCCTGGCTCGTTGCGCCCCTTCACGCCGCTGGACTTATCTTCCATACCTCATATGGACGGCACACCACCGGATGGCAGCGGTGTTCGTAGCAGTCCGTCATCCGCGAGCGGCCGAGCCAACGACGGGGCGCAGGAGCAGCCCGCCGGGCCCTACATCATCGGTAGCCCCATCGATCTCGGGGGCATCGATAATGTCGACAACATTGGCCTACGCATCGCGGACTCTCTGCCGGGCAGACGGCGAAGGACCCGCGAGCACATCGAGCTGCAGGAGGCTGGACTGCCCGTGTCCACTTCCGAAG AAAACAGCAAGATGGATATAACGGGGACAAAAGTGATACAATGGTTCAACGAACTCAGGCACCGGTTCCATCTCTATTTGCACGCTCAAAATC TTGGTCCAATAAGAGCGGAAAATGGCGGGTCCCAAGGTGACGAGCAGCGGTCCTCGCACCAGCGTGATAGCAACGAGGAGAGGGTGGTTTTCATAAACGCCCCTCACCAGCCCGCCAAGTACAAATGCAATCGCATTACCACCGCGAAATACTCGCTTCTTTCGTTCATACCGATGTTCCTTTTTGAACAATTTCGCCGGTACAGTAATTGCTTCTTCCTGTTTATCGCCCTTATGCAG caaataCCGGACGTGTCGCCGACGGGACGATACACGACCTTGGTTCCATTAATCTTTATTCTTAGCGTGTCTGCGTTGAAGGAGATAATCGAAGACATC AAAAGGCACAGAGCGGACGACGAGATAAATATGCGCGAGGTGGAGGTGTTGAGAGACGGACACTGGCAGTGGATCCAATGGCGACGCGTGGCTGTTGGAGACGTGGTTAAG GTCCGGAACAACAATTTTTTCCCCGCTGACTTGATATTGTTGTCGTCGTCGGAGCCGCAGGGCATGTCCTTCATAGAGACCGCCAATTTGGATGGGGAGACGAACCTGAAGATACGGCAGGCCCACCCCGACACTGCCAGTCGCTTGGACGCTGCGGAACTAATGAACTTCCGTGCGAATATCCAATGCGAGCCGCCGAACAGGCATCTGTACGAGTTCAATGGAGTATTGCGAGAAACTAACAAGCA AAGCGCGCCTTTGGGGCCCGATCAGGTGCTGCTTCGTGGCGCGATGCTGAGAAACACGCGATGGGTGTTCGGCGTGGTGATCTACACCGGTCACGATACGAAACTTATGCAGAACAATACCACAACCGCGCCTTTGAAAAGGTCCACCTTAGACAGACTGACCAATACGCAAATACTCATGCTGTTCTTTATTCTCCTTTTGCTGTGCGTGCTCTCCGCAGTATTCAATATTCTGTGGACCAAAGCGTACAGCGGGAAAATGTGGTATTTAGGCTTAAATG AGGAAGTGACGAAAAACTTCGCTTTCAACCTCCTGACgttcattattttattcaacAATTTGATACCAATTTCGTTGCAAGTCACTCTGGAGGTTGTGAGGTTCGTTCAAGCTACGTTTATTAACATGGACATCGAGATGTATCACGCGGAGACTGATACGCCCGCGATGGCGCGCACGAGTAATCTTAACGAGGAGTTGGGCATGGTGAACTATGTCTTCACCGATAAAACTGGAACTCTTACCAAGAACGTAATGGAATTTAAACGATGCTCGATCGGCGGCAAAGTGTACGA TTTGCCAATTCCTTCGGAGGATGATCAGAGTGGCAGTAGTGTTAATAATGATCTAGTTAAGGACATTATCGAAGGTAGGTCAGTGCAAGGCTCCTCTCGCCCTGCCGACATGAAAGCTGCGAACCATGCCGAAATAGCGCACGAGTTTATGATAATGCTCTCAGTGTGCCACACCGTTATCCCTGAGAAGATAGACGATACGATAATCTACCACGCCGCGTCGCCAG ATGAAAGAGCACTGGTAGATGGTGCCCGTAACTTCAATTACGTGTTCGACACTCGAACGCCAACCCTCGTGGAGGTAATAGCTATGGGCGAAAGGCTTCACTACGAAGTACTGAACGTTATAGAATTCACGTCCGCTAGGAAACGGATGTCGTTGATCGTAAAAACGCCCGACGGAAAGATCAAGGTTTTTTGTAAAGGAGCAGACTCCGTCATTTACGAAAGATTGTGTCCCGCCCCTGTGGACAACAGCGATCCAGAACAGAGCAGTCTGGACGACTTTCGAGATGTAACTTTAGAACATTTGGAAGCATTTGCCACTGACGGCTTGAGAACGCTCTGTTTTGCCGTGGCTGATATACCTGACAGCTTTTACCAA TGGTGGCGTGAGACCTACCATAATGCACTGATCAGTTTGGGGAACCGCGAGGCAATGGTTGATAGCGCTGCGAATCTTATTGAGACGAAGTTAAGATTGTTAGGAGCCACTGCTATCGAAGACCAGCTACAGGATGGA GTACCAGAGACGATACAATCTCTTTTACAGGCTGATATTAATGTTTGGGTATTAACTGGCGATAAGCAAGAGACGGCTATTAATATTGGCTACTCTTGTCGATTGATCACGCACGGAATGccattatatattattaacgaGACGTCGTTGGAT AAAACGAGGGAAGTCATAATACAACGCTGTCTTGATTTCGGGATCGATTTAAAATGTCAGAACGAGGTAGCCCTTATCATAGATGGAAGTACATTAGAATTCGCGTTGTCCTGTGATATTAAAATGGACTTTCTGGATCTGTGTTCGTCTTGCAAAGTCGTCATCTGCTGCAGGGTTTCGCCGATGCAGAAGGCTGAG GTGGTTGATTTAATTACGAGTAACAAGAAAGCTGTTACACTTGCAATCGGAGACGGCGCGAACGATGTAGCCATGATCCAGAAGGCTCATATCGGTGTTG GAATTTCTGGTGTGGAAGGTCTTCAAGCAGCCTGTGCTTCTGACTATTCTATCGCACAATTCCGCTTTCTGAAGCGCCTGTTGTTTGTCCATGGTTCTTGGAACTACAGTAGAATGTGTAAATTGATActgtactcgttttacaaaaatatttgtctATATGTTATCGAGCTGTGGTTTGCCATTTACTCCGGCTGGTCCGGGCAGATCCTCTTCGAACGATGGTCGATCGGTCTGTACAATGTT GTATTTACAGCCGCTCCTCCATTAGCCATGGGTCTCTTTGATAAAGTATGTTCCGCAGAAACTCATTTAGCTCATCCAGGATTGTATGCTACTAAAAATACTGGGGAATCGTCATTTAACATTAAG GTATTTTGGATATGGATTATAAACGCTTTAATACATTCATCTCTGCTGTACTGGTTATCATTAATGGTACTAAAGGAGGACGTGGTATGGGGGAACGGTAGAGATGGCGGTTACATCGTGTTAGGAAATTTCGTATATACG TATGTTGTAGTGACGGTATGTGGAAAGGCTGGATTGATAACAAATTCGTGGACGTGGGTCACTCATGTAGCCACCTGGGGATCTATCTTGCTTTGGTTCTTATTTATTGTTATATACAG TAACTTCTGGCCTGCTTTAAACGTGGGCGCCGTAATGTTAGGGAACGATAGGATGCTGTTTTCTTCGCCCGTCTTTTGGCTAGGTCTGGTACTTATACCATTGGCTGTACTACTTTTGGATGTTACCGTTAAAGC AGTGAAAAATACAGTGTGGAAGTCTGTGACCGCGGCAGCTAGGGAGAATGAGATCAGGAAATCTGATCCCGGTGATATATTCAACAGCCATGACTACAGAAGCTC GAGGTCGAAATCATGGTTGAGAAGGCGATGGTTAATTCGGTGTTGGGCTTCGCTCTGGTCGCCGCGAAGGCGAAATAAGATCAAAATCTCTCCGCTAGCGTTCGCAGCGCGTGATTTATGGTTCGCCCGTCCTACAGAGCATGACTCGTCTGCACCATTCCGTATCCCATGTCCCTAA